The bacterium DNA segment CCTTATTACGGCATTAAAACCCATTATCCTTCCAGGAGAGGTATTTTCCATTCAGGTTGTAAAGGAGGGTAAGGATTTTGGACAGGGATTGGGTTATCTTGAAGATGGAACAATGGTTATTATTGAGGATGGCTCAGATTATCTTGGAAAAAAAATAAAGGTAGAGGTATCTAATGTCCTTCAAAGTGCAACAGGAAGGATAGTATTTACCAAAGCATCCAAGTGACAGAGGCAATAATTGTAGCTGCAGGAAGGTCTAGCAGGACAAAAAGGGATAAATTATATTTTCCATTAAAGGGAAAACCCCTTATATTTTGGACAATAGAGGCTATATTAAATGAGGTTTCATCCATTATCCTTGTTGTTTCCAAAGAAAGGCTTGACTGGTGGAAGGAAAACAATATTTTTGGGATAAAAAAAATAGCCATTGGCGGAAAGGAAAGGCAGGATTCTGTATATAATGGCTTAAAGATGCTTTCTGAAGACACAAAGATTGTTCTTATCCACGATGGTGCGAGGCCATTTGTAAGCAAGGAGCTGATTGGTCGGGTTATCTCTTGTGCAAAAAATGACGGTGCGGCTGTTCCTGGAATTCCAAGTAAGGCAACGGTAAAAATGGTAAAGGATGGTTGGGTTTTAAACACCTTAAACAGGGAAAATTTATGGCTTATTCAGACACCGCAGGGTTTTAAGAAAGAGATAATCCTATCCTCCTATAAAAAGGCATATGAATCTGGGTTTTATGGAACGGATTGTGCAAGCCTGGTTGAAAAGGCAGGGTTTAAGGTAAAAATTGTTTTGGGTGATGAGAGAAATATTAAAATTACAACGCCATTTGACCTTGAGCTTGCAAAGGTAATTATAAGGTTACTATTCAGCCCATTATAACCACAGAGGCACAGATTTAAAATTCTAAATTTTGAATTCTAAATTTTAAATTATAAATCTTATCCTTATTTTAAC contains these protein-coding regions:
- the ispD gene encoding 2-C-methyl-D-erythritol 4-phosphate cytidylyltransferase, whose amino-acid sequence is MTEAIIVAAGRSSRTKRDKLYFPLKGKPLIFWTIEAILNEVSSIILVVSKERLDWWKENNIFGIKKIAIGGKERQDSVYNGLKMLSEDTKIVLIHDGARPFVSKELIGRVISCAKNDGAAVPGIPSKATVKMVKDGWVLNTLNRENLWLIQTPQGFKKEIILSSYKKAYESGFYGTDCASLVEKAGFKVKIVLGDERNIKITTPFDLELAKVIIRLLFSPL